AGCTTCCCGTCGATGCCGGGACGCTGGCGACGCAGCTCTGGAGCCTCTACGGCGGCGTGCCGGATCCGGTCGGACCCTGACCCATAGGAGAAATGCCATGTCGGAAGATCTCAACCGCCAGGTCGTGCTCGTCACCGGGGCCGGCCGCGGCATCGGCGCAGCCACGGCGCGCCTCCTGGCGGCGCGCGGCGCCGCCGTCGGCGTTCTCGACATCGACGGCGACCTCGCCCGCGCCACGGCCGACGGCATCGCCGCCGCGGGCGGCAAGGCGCTGGCGATCGTCGCCGATGCGTCCGACCGCCAGGCGGTGTTCGATGCGGCAGCCGCCCTCGCCGGCGCCCACGGCCCGCTGACCGGCATCGTCAACGACGCCATCTTCATCCGCTACGGCCCGGTCGAGGAGATCGAGGAAACCGTCCTCGACCGCATGTTCGCGGTCGGCATCAAGGGCGCCTTCTGGGGCGTCCAGGCGCTGCTCGCCCACCGGGGCGACAACCCGGCCTCGGTGGTCAATCTCGCCTCGCCGGTCGCCGATCTCGGCACCGCCAACACCGCCTCCTACACCGCCGTGAAGGGCGCGATCGTGGCGCTGACGCGGCAGCTCGCCGTCGAACTCGGGCCGAAGGGCGTGCGTGTC
The nucleotide sequence above comes from Aquibium microcysteis. Encoded proteins:
- a CDS encoding SDR family NAD(P)-dependent oxidoreductase, yielding MSEDLNRQVVLVTGAGRGIGAATARLLAARGAAVGVLDIDGDLARATADGIAAAGGKALAIVADASDRQAVFDAAAALAGAHGPLTGIVNDAIFIRYGPVEEIEETVLDRMFAVGIKGAFWGVQALLAHRGDNPASVVNLASPVADLGTANTASYTAVKGAIVALTRQLAVELGPKGVRVNAVAPGAVPTPGARAIVDEAGYAKRRAQTPLGRLGEEDEIAAAIAFLIGPDASFVTGEVLHADGGITVKSM